Proteins encoded by one window of Streptomyces uncialis:
- a CDS encoding DUF6584 family protein → MPLIETLARVDADLAAGRVPVARQRLRGLVSSFPHDLTLRRRLAEVYRLYGDAAEAGRWMYLEEDRDADETAAFEARYGSSGWRMKALAWHGPEAVAATSFAEGQLVAVRTTCAEELGHSVDWDDPASYRDGLEEKYGDAPSEPWTVGGVLAGVGCLVGALAFLAIWVNGVVALFD, encoded by the coding sequence ATGCCCCTGATAGAGACTCTTGCCCGAGTCGATGCGGACCTGGCCGCCGGCCGGGTTCCCGTCGCGCGCCAGCGTTTGCGCGGCCTTGTCTCATCCTTCCCGCATGACCTGACACTCCGTCGGCGTCTGGCCGAGGTATACCGGCTCTACGGTGATGCCGCCGAGGCCGGACGCTGGATGTACCTCGAAGAGGACCGCGACGCCGACGAGACCGCCGCCTTCGAGGCGCGGTACGGGTCTTCCGGGTGGCGGATGAAGGCCCTCGCCTGGCACGGCCCCGAGGCTGTGGCTGCCACCTCCTTCGCGGAGGGGCAACTGGTCGCAGTGCGGACCACCTGCGCCGAGGAGCTGGGGCACTCCGTCGACTGGGACGACCCCGCCTCCTACCGGGACGGCCTGGAGGAGAAGTACGGGGACGCGCCGTCCGAGCCGTGGACGGTCGGCGGTGTGCTGGCGGGCGTCGGCTGCCTGGTGGGGGCCCTTGCGTTCCTCGCGATCTGG
- a CDS encoding YcxB family protein, translating to MVLLVWSRTWVQAAHVQRIVGWQGEYRTTVSPDGITCRTDHSTLIQKWSIFRGYRETEGHFVLLSRDPNIMMLDVLAKRAIRETGDLERLRAILDLRIPRM from the coding sequence GTGGTCCTGTTGGTGTGGTCGCGCACGTGGGTGCAAGCCGCCCACGTGCAGCGGATCGTCGGATGGCAGGGTGAGTACCGAACCACCGTGTCTCCCGACGGGATCACATGCCGTACTGACCACAGCACGCTGATCCAGAAGTGGTCCATATTCCGGGGATACCGAGAAACGGAAGGTCACTTCGTCCTGCTCAGCCGTGACCCCAACATCATGATGCTCGACGTCCTGGCCAAGCGGGCAATACGTGAGACCGGGGACCTAGAGCGGCTACGGGCGATCCTGGACCTGCGCATCCCTCGCATGTGA
- a CDS encoding SMI1/KNR4 family protein, with protein sequence MDPRIPRLRRKLAAIPFQPLRSHSFGEEQHEFRLGPKLAEARLAAFEAEHGIVLPDAYRQFLTHIGSSGAAPFYGLIPLEQCSLLFMNPRGEPGAPRGFSGTGSGTHERDLFLHVIEMGCTDVCVIAVTGPLTGRVLIGNGDGFWGPNVSSATDFLDWYERWLNQMSAGRDNRALELTSPQLRVHPDRHHMAPKI encoded by the coding sequence ATGGATCCCCGCATACCCCGCCTGCGTCGCAAGCTCGCCGCGATCCCGTTCCAACCCCTGCGCAGCCACTCCTTCGGGGAAGAGCAACACGAGTTTCGCCTCGGTCCGAAGCTGGCGGAAGCACGCCTCGCAGCGTTTGAGGCCGAGCACGGCATTGTCCTGCCCGACGCCTATCGGCAGTTCCTCACACACATCGGCAGCTCAGGCGCGGCACCGTTCTACGGCCTCATCCCGCTGGAGCAGTGTTCCCTGCTGTTCATGAATCCGCGCGGGGAGCCAGGCGCACCTCGTGGCTTCAGCGGCACAGGATCCGGGACTCACGAACGCGACCTCTTCCTCCACGTCATCGAGATGGGCTGCACCGACGTATGCGTCATCGCGGTGACTGGTCCCCTCACCGGCCGCGTCCTCATCGGCAACGGCGATGGGTTCTGGGGCCCCAACGTCTCCTCCGCCACCGACTTCCTCGACTGGTACGAACGCTGGCTCAACCAGATGAGCGCCGGACGCGACAACCGGGCCCTGGAACTCACCTCACCCCAGCTTCGTGTCCATCCCGACCGGCATCACATGGCCCCGAAGATCTGA